CGAAGCGCAGATTCCCGACACGATGGAAAAATATGGCATGGACCGCGACACGGTGGTGCGGGAGGTGCTGCTCGAGCGCCAGCCGTCCAAGCAGTTCGCCACCGTCGAGCAGATCGGCGGAACCGTGGTGTTCCTGTGCTCCGATCACGCAGCGCAGATAACCGGCACGACGATTTCCGTCGATGGCGGCTGGACGGCGCTCTAGGAGAGAAGAACCTTGGCAGCACGGACGGGCAAGGCGAAAGCCAAAACGGTCAACCTGGCCCTGCAGGGTGGAGGGTCCCATGGAGCCTTCACCTGGGGGGTGCTCGACGCGCTGCTGGAAGACGGCCGGCTCGAAATCAGCGGCATATCAGGAACCAGCGCGGGCGCCATGAATGCGGTGGCACTGGCCGACGGATGGGTCAGCGACGGCCGTGACGGCGCCCGCGAGGCGTTGCACGACTTTTGGCATGCCGTTGGCAGGACGGGCCGATTCTCGCCCGTCCAGCGTACGCCGTTCGACATGCTCTGGGGCAACTGGAGCCTGGAATTCTCGCCCGCCTACCGGTTTCTCGACCTGCTATCACGGGTCTTTTCGCCCTATGACACCAATCCGCTGGACATCAATCCGTTGCGCGACGTGGTGGAGAACCAGATCGATTTCGAGCGGGTACGGCATTGCTCGGACATCCGCATCTTCGTTTCGGCGACCAATGTGTGGACGGGAAAGCTGCGCGTCTTCGCGCCCGAAGAGTTGACGCCGGACGTGGTGATGGCGTCGGCCTGCCTGCCGACGCTGTTCAAGGCGGTCGAGATCGACGGCGTCCCCTACTGGGATGGCGGATTCGGCGGCAATCCGGCGCTGTTTCCCTTCTTCTACGAGAACGGAACGCAGGATTGCCTGCTGGTCCAGATCAACCCGATCGAGACGCGAAAGACGCCGCGCACCGCGCTGGAGATCCAGGAGCGGATGAACGAGATTACCTTCAATGCCGGGCTGCTGCGCGAGTTCAGGGCCATCGAATTCGTGCGTCGGCTGATCGCGGACGGCAGGCTGGAGGGCACGCGCTACAGGGAGATCCGCATGCACAGGATAGCCGCCGACGCGGTTGTCTCGGAGCTTCCCGCCTCATCCAAGGTCAATGCCGAGTGGGCATTCCTGCAATATCTCAAGGAAATGGGACGGGCGGCGGCGGCCGATTTCCTGGAACAGAATTTCGACGCGATCGGCGAACGGGGAACGCTCGATCTCAGCGCTGAGATCGCGCCGCACATCCTGCCGCAACCGCTGGACAAGCCGGCCGGCCGGCGCATGCGCGAGGCCATGCAGCGGCTGCGTCCCGGGCGCGGTGCGTCCTAGTCTGCCGGTTTGCCGGCGGTCAATGCACCGGCGACGAAAGTCACCATGTTGCGAACGTCGTCGTCTGCCGGTTCGCCGCGCATGCATTTCGCCTTGATGCCTTCCATCGCCTGCATGATGATGGTGGCCGCCGCGCGTGCGTCGACGCCCAGCGGCTCCAGGGCGATTTCGCCGGAGCGCGCGGCGTCCGAGATGCCTTCTGCCAAGGCGTCGACCATCTGATCGCAGTAGCGCATCTTGATGTCGCAGGCTACGTCCTCGTTGACGTCGATCAGTTCGGAACCGTGGGGTGTCTCCAAGATCTGGCGGTGAAGGGCAAGAAAGCTGCGGTCGAGCGAGTCGAACAGGCGTTCCCGAAAGGGTTTATCCGAACGGAATGCCGCCCGTACCTCGTGCACCTTCAGTTCCAGCAGGTTCATGCTGGTGGCGCGGAATATTTCCGTCTTGTTGCGAAAGACCTGATAAAGTGCCGGCCTGGACATTCCGGCCGCGCGGGCAATGTCGTCCATCGACGTCTTGCGAAAGCCATAGTTCAGGAAAACGTCCACGGCGGCAGCCAGGATGATTTCGCGCTTGTCTCGTGTCGCTTGCAAGTTCATGTCTTGACGATATGACATTTTACGTTATTTTGTCAAACCGTCAGGGCGGGCCTCGCGTACGATCGCGCCGGCCCTTGGAAATCTGTCCGAAAGCGGATCATCATGCAGCTCACGATCAACGGCGACACGTTCGATCTCGATGTCGATCCCGAAATGCCGCTTCTTTGGGCATTGCGGGATATCGCCGGCTTGAAGGGAACGAAGTTCGGATGCGGGGTTGCGGCGTGCGGAGCCTGCACTGTCATCATAGACGGGCTGGCAATCCGTTCATGCTCGATACCCGTGGGTGCGGTGACCGGCGAAGTGCGCACAATCGAAGGCCTTGCCGAGGGCGGACGGCTTCACCCGGTCCAGCAGGCATGGATGGACGAGCAGGTGCCGCAATGCGGCTACTGCCAGGCCGGACAGATCATGAATGCCGTCGCCCTGCTCGAGGAAGTCCCGAATCCGACCGATCAGGACATAGACGATGCCATGGCCGGAAACCTGTGTCGCTGTGGCACCTATCCGCGCATTCGCGCGGCAATCAGGCGCGCTGCCGCGATGATGCCCGTGCCCAGCGGAAACGGGTCGTAGTCCGATGGGCAAGATTCTTCGTCGCACATTCCTGATCGGCACCGGCGTGATCGCG
This portion of the Oricola thermophila genome encodes:
- a CDS encoding TetR/AcrR family transcriptional regulator; protein product: MQATRDKREIILAAAVDVFLNYGFRKTSMDDIARAAGMSRPALYQVFRNKTEIFRATSMNLLELKVHEVRAAFRSDKPFRERLFDSLDRSFLALHRQILETPHGSELIDVNEDVACDIKMRYCDQMVDALAEGISDAARSGEIALEPLGVDARAAATIIMQAMEGIKAKCMRGEPADDDVRNMVTFVAGALTAGKPAD
- a CDS encoding patatin-like phospholipase family protein, which translates into the protein MAARTGKAKAKTVNLALQGGGSHGAFTWGVLDALLEDGRLEISGISGTSAGAMNAVALADGWVSDGRDGAREALHDFWHAVGRTGRFSPVQRTPFDMLWGNWSLEFSPAYRFLDLLSRVFSPYDTNPLDINPLRDVVENQIDFERVRHCSDIRIFVSATNVWTGKLRVFAPEELTPDVVMASACLPTLFKAVEIDGVPYWDGGFGGNPALFPFFYENGTQDCLLVQINPIETRKTPRTALEIQERMNEITFNAGLLREFRAIEFVRRLIADGRLEGTRYREIRMHRIAADAVVSELPASSKVNAEWAFLQYLKEMGRAAAADFLEQNFDAIGERGTLDLSAEIAPHILPQPLDKPAGRRMREAMQRLRPGRGAS
- a CDS encoding (2Fe-2S)-binding protein — encoded protein: MQLTINGDTFDLDVDPEMPLLWALRDIAGLKGTKFGCGVAACGACTVIIDGLAIRSCSIPVGAVTGEVRTIEGLAEGGRLHPVQQAWMDEQVPQCGYCQAGQIMNAVALLEEVPNPTDQDIDDAMAGNLCRCGTYPRIRAAIRRAAAMMPVPSGNGS